Genomic segment of Pochonia chlamydosporia 170 chromosome 1, whole genome shotgun sequence:
GTTTAAAATGGAATTGGAACCAGCACTACAAAGAACAGCTCACGGCAAAGTCAAGCCCAGTATGCATAATTCCTGTGCACCAGCTACGCCGGCTGTTCCCTCATTCTGACTAGATTATAGTGATTACACAATGCGAAATTCGAAAACTATACGCACGAAAAGACGAACCCGGCATTAGCGAGGCCATTGAAGTCGCCAAATCTTGCGAGAGACGACGTTGCGGTCACCACCCGGAAGATTACCCCGAGCCTCTGAGCACGCTTGAGTGTTTCCAATCTGTCGTGGATCCCAAAGATACAGGGGAGAACAAACACCGATATGTCGTGGCGAGTCAGAGCCAGGAGTTGCGACGCATGCTGCGTGGGGTTCGCGGCGTGCCACTGATATACATCAAGAGGAGTGTCATGATTCTTGAGCCAATGTCTGACGAGAGTGTTCGACTTCGAGCGCGGGAAGAACGAAGCAAGTTCAGAGCGGGATTAAAACCAACCATtgggaaaagaaagagagacgacaaggatgatgaggacgaggatgaggatggtgttggtAAATCCGATGGCGAGGACACAAACTTGGAGACAAGTCGCAACACTGAGGAGAAACAGccggcgaagaagaagtcgaaaCGCCCGGGTCCCAAGGGGCCAAATCCTTTATCGGTGAAGAAAAAATCCAAGAAGCCGACGCTAGGGACTAAGAAACCGAAGAAGGTGGCCCAAAAGGACGAATCCGCTGAACCAGCTGCCAAGCgaaagaggaagagaaaggcaaagCCTAGTACTGCTGCCTcgggtggtgatggtgcgGAGAGGAGTGCTCCTCAGGCAGTTTCTAATGGCGACGAAGcctgatgctgatgattgGACGAGGAGACAAAGAATAAGACGGGAGGAAGGGATTGCTTGCATCATAAAGGCACGGGTTATGGCGTTTATTTGGAGTTGGAATGGATGAGGGCGGATGTTGTGAGGAACATCAGACATGTCAACTAAAAGTCGGAGCATTGCAGGCGCAAGTAATAATTAGCATAGTGTATTGTCCCGTTCACTTATGTTCATGATATATGGACGGTCATCTTTATACACACTATCACCCAGtctcgacatggccaagtgtATGGCGTACGTTCCAGGTGTGTTGCGCTCCAGGATTGTGGTTGTCAGGCTCATGgttgtcatgtctggtgcgttgAAGTGAGTAGACCAGTGGTTGATGCCTAAAAGAAAACTAGTAAAAC
This window contains:
- a CDS encoding rRNA-processing protein UTP23 (similar to Metarhizium robertsii ARSEF 23 XP_007820455.2), giving the protein MRGKRSKQYRKLMERYCMTFGFREPYQVLVDAEMVQDSCRFKMELEPALQRTAHGKVKPMITQCEIRKLYARKDEPGISEAIEVAKSCERRRCGHHPEDYPEPLSTLECFQSVVDPKDTGENKHRYVVASQSQELRRMLRGVRGVPLIYIKRSVMILEPMSDESVRLRAREERSKFRAGLKPTIGKRKRDDKDDEDEDEDGVGKSDGEDTNLETSRNTEEKQPAKKKSKRPGPKGPNPLSVKKKSKKPTLGTKKPKKVAQKDESAEPAAKRKRKRKAKPSTAASGGDGAERSAPQAVSNGDEA